The genomic window GGGATGTTCCTCCGGTGGATGGCGAACTCCATGTTCTACGCCGCTTTCGGAGCAATTCTTGGCGGCCTCATCTCCGTGATGGCCGGTTACGCGTTCGACAAATTCCAGTTCCGCTGGAAGGACTCGTTCTTCGGGATTGTCCTGGTGGGCGTGCTGATTCCCAACACGGCCACGGTTCTCCCCATGTATCTGTTGGCCTCCGTTTTCGGCATCACCAACACCATCTGGGCCATCCTCATTCCGGTGCTCTGCAACCCGTTCGGCGTCTACCTGGCCAGGGTGTACTCGGCAGCCTACGTTCCTGCCGAGACCCTGGAAGCTGCCCGCGTTGATGGAGCCGGACCTATCCGGTCCTTCTTCTCCCTGGGCCTTCCCATGATGATGCCCGGGTACATCACCATCGCACTCTTCCAGTTTGTGGGCGTGTGGAACAACTTCATGCTGCCCTTGGTGATGCTGCAAGACCAGAAGTTGCTGCCGGTCAGCGTCGGCATCTCCATCTGGCAGGGGTATTCCATCCCTCAACCGGAGTTCACGCCCATGGTCATTACGGGCTCGCTGCTTTCGATCATTCCGTTGCTGCTGGCGTTCATCATGCTGCAGCGCTTCTGGAAATCGGGTCTCACGGCAGGGAGCGTCAAGTGAGGTTGAATGTTGCCCTGGCCATGCCGGCCCACACCGCGCGGGCGGTGTTTCCCTCCAGGAGCCTGGATCCCCTGGAGCCGGCGCTGACGCTGCTGAGCCGGGACCCCATCGAGGACTTCACGACGCCGGATGGCCGCGCCGTGTTGTCAGAGGCGGACATCCTCATCACCGGCTGGGGCTGTCCGATGATCGACCACGCTGTCCTGGACGCTGCACCCCGGCTCCGCTATGTACTCCATGCCGCCGGCAGCGTGAAACACCACGTCGGAGATGCCTGCTGGGAACGCGGCCTCCAAGTCAGCTCCGCTGCAGACGCCAACGCCATCCCGGTTGCCGAGTACACCGTGGCCATGATCATCCTTGCCAACAAACGGGTCCTGCAGATCGCCCGTGCCCTGCACACCACCCGGACCGACGTCCTGGCCGAGCAACTTTTCCCGGACATGGGCAACTACCGCAAGCGTGTAGGAATCATCGGAGCCTCGAAGATCGGCAGGCACGTGATCAGGTTGCTGGCACCCTACGACCTGGAAGTGGTGGTTGCCGACCCCTATCTTTCCCCCGAGGAAGCGGAAGTCCTCGGCGTCGGACTCGTCAGCCTGGAGGAGTTGGTAGCCCACAGTGATGTGGTCAGCCTCCATGCGCCGTCGCTGCCGTCCACCAGGAACCTCATGGACGCCGGGTTGATCGAGCGGATGCGGCCGGGCGCTACCTTCATCAACACCTCCCGCGGCGAACTCGTGGACCAGGATGCGCTGCTCGCCAGGGTGGAACGCGGCGACCTCTACGCGATCCTTGACGTGACCACCCCGTGGGTGCTGCCTGCCGGCTCCCGCTTCTACACGCACCCCAACGTACTGCTCACCCCGCACGTGGCGGGGTCGCTGGGCAATGAGTTGGAGCGCATGGCGGCGAGCGCAGTGAATGAGGCGCTGCGGTTGTCCCGCGGGGAGTCCCTGCAGTACCCGGTGAAACTGGAGGACCTGGCGTTTATGGCGTGAGCGCCGTACACGTACTGCCAGCAGCGCAGCCAACAGCGCGGCCAACAGCGCGGCCAGCAGCGCGGCCAGCAGCGCAAAGCGACAAACCGTAAAGGCGAACAAGCGCACGACGACGACCTGCCGCCGTCGTGCGCTTGTTGCCTTTTAGCTGTTGCTTCCTTAGCGGGCGTCCTTCTTTGCCTGGCGCTGGGCGCCTTGGGACTGGCTGGAGGCATCGCGCTTCACGCCGCCGGTGGTCTTTTGGTGGGAACGGGCACGGCCCGAATCCGTGGCTGACTTGGCGCCTCCCCCCGAGGACCCAGGCCCAGTGGACTTGCCCGCGCTGGCTCGTTCCAGCCGTTCGTCCTTCAAGGCCTCGGCAGCTTCATGGGCCTGGCGCGCCAGTTCCGTGCTGACAATCGAGAGTGCCTCTTCGAACACGAATGCCCGGGCACGTGCCTTGTCTGACTTGTTCGATGCAGCTCCGCGGCCGCCGGCTTCCAGGACCTCGTCAGCGGCTTTGCGTCGATAGTTGGTGGTGTATTTGTTGCGGGCCCGCCGAACCCGTTTGTGAAGTTGCAGCAGGCCTTCCTCATCGAGGAGCTCAAGCCTGGCTGGCTCCAATTCGCGAATCAAATCAAGTTGATCTTGCTTCAACACCCACAGATATTGGTCCATTTGCCGATACTTGCACACCTCCCTGACGAGGGGTAGGGGGTGTGGGAGTTCTCATCCGAAGCGGGGGATGGCATTGGATCACTCGAAGAGTTCCGGGGCCGCGGTGAGGGCAACGTAAGCCCACACGTCCAGGCCCAAAGGCTCCAATGCTTCAGCAACAGCCCTGCGGACGGCGTCTTCCTCGCCCACGTTCCACTCGGATCCGGACACCACAAAATCAACCTCAACGTACAGCTTCCGCCCTACCTTCCCGGACCGGATGAGCGGTTCCTGCAGCCCGTATTCCGCCCGGACGCCCTGTATCGCTTGGGTGATGGCGGCGTCCAACTCTTTGGACGGCGCACCTTCGAGGAGCTCGTTCAACCCGGTCCGGATCAACCCGATAGGGATGTATGCCAGGATCAGGCAGGCCAGCAGGACCAGGACCGGGTCAACGTAGAGGGCAACATCGTTCAGCCCAAGGCCCTGCAGGACCAATGCCGCCCCCGCGCCCAGGAGCATCATGACGCTGAGGATGGCCCCCGCCCGCCATTGCGCGATTTCAGCCACCACCAGGTCCGAGTCCGGTGCCGCCCGCCGCATCCACGCGGCCACCCCGAATCCAATAGCCGCTGTGGCAGCCCCATATATGGCGATGATCGCGGCGCTGACCGGAGAACCGCCGTCGCGTATGACCACCACGGCATCGCCCGCTGCCACCAGCAACGTCCCCGCCACCGCCAGGCCTTGGATGAGCACTACCAGCGGAGTCAGGGCGTCACGGCCAAAGGGGAAACGGCGCGTGGGGCCACCGGCAGAAGCGGAAGATGCCTTGAGGGAGATCGCGGTGAGCACCAGCCCAATGCCCATGTAGGCGCCGTCGAACACGATGATTCTTGTCCCGCTGAGCACCCCCAAAACCAGGGCCCCTGCGGCAGACACAGCGGAGACCCACAAAGAAGCCCGCAACGCGCGCCGCTCGGCCCCCAACTGCACGGTCGGCATCAGTCGTTCCGGGTGGCGAGGGCGTCCAGCAAGCGGATGAAGACAGCGATCCAGCCATAGATGATCACGAACGCAATGAGCTCGAATGCCGTGAGGTTGAAGTAACCCACCGGGTAGAACAGCACCAGCGACACGATCAGGGCCGCGAGGAAACTGCCGCACACCAGGAAAAACCGGCGGGGCAGGCCACGGAGGATGAAGGGCGAGGCAAGGAGCAGCAAGATGAACACCACCGCCATCCCGGAGGCGAACAAGGTATGGATCAGGAAGCTGACGGACAACGGGACCACGCCCACCCCGGCCAGCAACAACCCCATGGCCACGAACGCACCCGAGCAAAGTCCTGCGCTCCAAGGCTTGACCAGCACGCCCTGGGCGATGAGGGAACGCAAATCACGGTCCAAATAGACGGCGAAGGTGGTGATGAAGAATCCGGCCACGATCAGCGACAGATTAAAGAGTCCACTGGACGCCCCGCCCACAGTGCCGAGCTGGCTGAAGTGGTACTCCCACCATTTGGGATCCTGCGACGTCGCCATGCTGGCCACGATGCTCATCACCATGAACAGGACCAGGAGACCGGACAGTTTGCGGGTGCTGATGTCGTACACCGACAGGTAAATCCAGTAGGCAGCCAAGCCTGACACGACTGCCATCCCCACGGTGGCCGCATAGATATCCACGGTGAGCCCCTGGAAGCTGCGCTGCAGAAGAAGGAAAACCGCGACAGTTGCGATCGCTGCGATCAGGGCATGGACCAAGGCCACCGTTGAGGCGTCCACAATGAATTTCCAGGCCGGCAGTCCAAGCCGCCAGTGCTGATCCGGCTGATACCGCGAACGCCAGTACCCGATATACGCCGAGGCCAACCCCAGCACCAGAACAGCGCCCGCAGACACGAGGCCCAAGGAGACGCCGCCCCATAAGGGAGGGGTGCGGCCGAAGAAGAGGAGCAATCCTGCGAGCCCGGCCACCACTGCGGCGGAAGAAGCAGCCAGAAGTGCCTCGGACTCGTTGGCCAGGCGGCGGTGCTGGGAACCGGGGGGTGTTGAACCGGGCGGTGTTGAACCGGGCGGTGTTGAACCGGGCTGTGCTGAATCCGGCGGTGTTGAATCCGGCGGTGTTGGACCCTGGCTGGGCGGGCCTGCCAGCGCTGGCGGGTCAGCGGGTACTGTCGCCGAAGCGGCAGGGATGCCCGACGCCGGTTCGGTCACGGCGCGGTTCTTCCGACGGAGCCGCTCCGGTCTTCGTGCCGGTCCTTTTGCGGGTTCCCTCCCGCTTCCTGCTGCGCGCCCCGGCCATCTTCATCCGGAGAGAGCCGAAGCCAGGCTCTCGCTTCAGCAGCAGAAGTGAAGAATTGGGTGGGGCAAGGTGGCTCTTGGACCGCCAATTGGTAGTCGGCGAGCATGCGGTCCACCGGGTTGTTTCCCAGAAGGGCAATCCTCGAGGCAGCACAGGGCTCAACAAAAACATCGCGGGCCGCACGGCTGAGGTGGGCGGTCTCGGCCATGGTCACCAAGAGCGGATACCTGCGGCCGGCAGCGAGATCATTGACGGCCTCGACGGCGGCACGGGCGTTGGCGGCCTCGATCCGCACGCCAGGTTTCCACGCCAGGAACATGATGTCTTCCGGTTCGAACCCGATGACGTAATCGCAATGGTCCTGCTGAGCCATGGAAGCATCTCCCTCTCTGCGGCCCTGGCCAGGGCGACACGATCTGACTCAACCCTGCACCCCGGGACAATCACCCTGTCTCATCCAAAAAGAATGATCTTTGGGTGCGCTGACGGTTGGAGTCCCATCCGCGCTGCCCAAGCCACTCAGCCCGCAGCGGATTCTTCCGCCGCGGGTCCCGCAGCCGATTCCGCCGCCGATTCCGCCGCCGATTCCGCCGACTCTTCCGCCGCCGTCGTCGCATACGAGGCCGAGACGCGTCGGTAAACCGGAGTCAGGAAGGCGAGCAGCGCCACGGCAATCATGATGAGGCCCGCGGCCAGGAAGACCAAGGCGATGCCACGGGAAATCCCTTCTCCCAGCAGCGGTTCCAGTTGTGCTGCGCCCTCGGATGACCGTGCGTAGGGGATGATCCAGAACTGGGCGATCGGAGCGATGAGGAAGGCGGTGATGGGTGCAGCCGCGGACTCGAACGCCATGGCGAAGCCAAACACCCGCCCTTGCCGGGGCAAGGGAACCACCTTTTGGATGACGGTTTGTTCGGCCGCCTCCACTACGGGAACCAAGGCCATGTACAGCCAGATTCCTGCGATGTAGAGCCAGGCCCACTCCCGCACGGTGAACAGTGCACCGATCAAGCCCATGAGCATCACTGCAATCAACATGGTGCGCAAGGGGTTGGAGCCGAGTCCGAACTTGCCAATCAAGGCGCCGCCAACAACAAACCCCGTGGCTCCCACGGCAAAGACAGTTCCCCACATTTCCACGGAGAACATTTCCAGTCCGTAAGGATCCATCAGGGCCATGTAGACCCCGCCAATGAAGTTGTTGAACGTTGAGAAGAGGATCAGGGCAAACAGTCCGGATATCGCCATGACTGCAGCCCAGGAACCTCGCAGGTCGAATCCGCCTTCCGCGTCGGAGGCCGCTGCCCGTACTTCCTCGGGCATCCGCAGCGTGAGGAGATGCGCGAAGGCCACTGCGGTGAGCACCAGGGCCACAACCACGGTCCACCCCATGCCCAGCAGCCCCACGGACAACCCGGATAGCACCGAGGTCACAATGAACATGAGCCCTTGCACCATGCCCACCAGACCGTTTGCGTTGGGCCGGCGGTCGGGTTCGATCAGGATGGTGACCGTGGTGGACAGTGCGATGTTGCGCATGTTCTCCACCACAGCACCTATCAGGATGATCATGGTGAAGATCCAGAACCAGGGCTGCGTCAGGTCCAGCAGCGCTTCTTCGGGCGTCAGCAGGAACATGATCCCGGACAGGACGAACATCACCAGGGTGAACATGGCCGCGAAGCGCATCACGGCCAGTTTCCGGTACCGGTCCACGAAGGTGCCGAAGCTGATGCTGGAGAGCGCGATCAACAACATGTACGCACCGCCGATCACCCCTGTGGCGATCACGTTGCGGGATTCCAGATACACCCAAAAGGTCAACGCGAACCAGAGATAGCTCGTGGTGATATTGGCGATCGCCGTGTTGATCAGGATCCCGGTGAAGGTGCGGGACCTTTGTGCCGGGGTTCGTACGGAGAGATCGATGGTGTCAGTAGACGCGGCGGTGGACGGTTCCTGCTCGGTCATGCGATCCAGTAAACCACCGGGTCCAACGGCCCGGTAGTATCGGCAGGTAATTGACGAAACTCTTGGGGGATTGTTTTTTATGACGGAAATTCAGGGGCAGCTGTCTTTCACGAAGGACGCAGCCAGGGACTTGGAACTGCAGGAGTATGGGCTTGATCCCGCCGTGGATTCCACGCTCCTGCCCAATGCCGCCGTCATGAGTGCCCTGCAGAACCTCGTGAGGCTCGCCACCGAGCTGTGCGGCGCACCGTTTGGCGTGGTCAACATCATCAGTGCCGAGTACCAACACCAGATCGGCGCGTGGGGCGTGGACCCGGGGGTGTGCTCCCGTGAAGACTCCATGTGCGCCAAGGTATTCCTCTCCCGCGAGAGGACCGTGGTGGCGGATGCGTCCAAGGACCCCCGCTTCGCAGACAATCCTTTTGTTACCGGCGAGATCGGCGATGTCCGCTTTTACGCCTCAGTTCCCCTGCAAACAGAGTCCGGGTTCGTCCCCGGAACCCTGTGCGTTTTCTCGGACAAGACCAAGGAATTGACCCCTGAACAGGTCAGCATGCTGGAAGTCCTGGCCAAGCAGGTAGTGGAGTTGCTTGAACTTCAGCACCGTACCGTCCAGTTGGACCGTACCTATTCCGAGTTGCGGGAAAGCAACGCGAAACTCGCCGGCTTCGCTGGCCGCGTCAGCCATGACCTCCGCATCCCCCTGACCACCATCCTCGGCTACGTGGAACTGGTGGAGGACGACCCCGACGTCGAACCCCAAAGCACCGCTGCACAGTATCTGGACCGGATAGGTGCCAGCGGCCGCCGGATGCTGGGCATGCTCGAGGACGTCCTGAGCTACTCCCGCGTGGGTGGCGGCATCCAGCCGGTCACGGTGTCACTGCGCGAGGTAGCCCAAGAGGTTGCCCGTGACCTCGGCATCGAGAACGATGACGTTGTGGACGTCCAGGAGCTCCGGCTCCAGGCGGACCGTGGGCAGCTCCGCACACTGCTGCAGAACCTCGTTTCGAATGCCATGAACTACCGCAGCCCGGATCGTGAGCTGCGGGTCCGGATCAGCGGGGTTTCGAACTATCACGGCGCCACTGTCTTCGTTGCGGACAACGGCAAGGGCATCGCCCCGGAGGACCGCGCAAAGGTCCTGGAACCCTTGGTACGCCTGCGCAGGCAGGGCGACGGCCCCGGCTCAGGTCTCGGCCTGGCTACCTGCAGCAGCATCGCGAAAGCACACGGCGGCGACCTCACCCTGGCAGAAACTCCCGGCGGCGGTACAACAGTGGCCGTCAGTTTCCCCTCCGGAAGCTGACCCCGGCCAGCGCGTTCAGGGTCGCCGAACTGACAGAACGTAACGCACGACGGCGGCAGGTCGCCGTCGTGCGTTAATCAACGGTGATTGGGCTACTTGCCGTTGCCTTTGCCGCTTTCGGACTTCTTGCCGCTCTTGCCCTCGCTCTTTTGAGCTGCGAGTTCCTTGCCGCTGAGGGGCGCTTGTTCGACGACCGGCTGACCGGCAGGCACCGTGCCAAGTTCCGGCTGGGTGGTCTCGGGAAGGTTGACGACCTCGGCCGGGCCCGGATCCGCGGCTTTTGGAGCGGCGGGGGCGGTTGCCGAGGGCCCAGGTCCTTCGGGCGCATCCGGGGCGGTTCCCGCAGGGTCCCGGGTCACTTCGGGTGTGGCGGGTTGGGGGTCGGCCTGGGAGATTCCGGGGTCGGCGGGCTGTGACGGATCAGGTGTATTGCCGGCCAAGCCAATGCCCTGGGCCAACAGCAACAGCGCTATCGGAATGGTCACGGCTGCCGCTGCCACGCCCCGCACCGTCTTGGGACGACGTTTGGTGAAGCTCTGGATGCTGGTGATGGTGGCTTGCTTCCGGGTGGCTGAGCGCAGCGGGCCCTGAGGGGGCACCGCCGTCAGCACTGCAGTCCTGCGGCCGGTTTGAATCCCGTCCGCGGCAAGCGACTGTTCCACCTCTTGAGCGGCCGGGCGCTTTTCGGGATCCATGTCGGTCATGGCTTCCAGGAGCGAGCGCAACGGGGCGGGCAGATCCAGGGGTATTTGGGGCGCGCGGTGGAGGCGGGCCGACGCCGTTTCGATGGGCGTCCCAGGGTATTCCGCCTTACCCGTAAGGCATTCGAGCAGAACCAGGCCCAACGAGTAAATGTCGCTCGCCGGGGTCAGATGCAGGCCCTGGGCCTGTTCGGGGCTCAGGTACTGGGCCGTACCGACGGTGAACCCGGTGGCAGTCAGGCGGTGGTCGTTCATCACCAGCGCCACACCGAAGTCCGCCAGCTTTACAGACCCACCCAGTACGTCGTCGTCGGAGACCAGGATGTTGGCCGGCTTGATGTCGCGGTGGATGACACCTTTGGCGTGCACTTGGGACAGGGCCCCGGCCAGCCGGGTTCCGATGCGTGCGGTCTCCGGAATGGTGAGGGGTCCCTCGGAGAGCATGGCACGCAGATCGCGGCCTTCGGCCAGTTCCATGACCAGGTAGGCGCGCTCTTCGTCATTCCTCGTGTCCACCCCGGCATCCAACGCTGCCACCAGCCCGGGGTGGTCGAAGGCGGCCAGCAACCGCATTTCGTTTTCCTGCCGGGCCCGGAATGAGTCGTCGCCGGAGCCGGGGAGGAAGATCTTGATGGCTACATCGCGGCCGAGCAGCAGGTCTGTTGCCTTGTAAACGGCAGACATGGCGCCCCGACCCAGCACGGGTCCCAACTGGTAGCGGCCGTCCAGTGTGTCGTCGATGGAATCGGGGACACGGGAGTCCACGGCCTCGTCATTGTTGCCCACGAAATGTCACGTCCTTCAGGCATACCTGGAGCCGCGGACCCAACCACTGTCCTTGCGTCACCAAGCAATGCCGTCAATCAAACTTTCACGATGGCCGCGCGGCCAATCTGCTTCAGCCACGTGCGGCCCAGGCAAGGAGCCCAAACAGCATCATCCGGTTTCACCAGATAAGTTATCAGGATACTGATTAAATCGCTGGAAGAACAATGGGGGCAGCTGCATTGCGGCCGATGTCAGGCCTCGCGCAACTGATCCACCGCCGCCCGCAACTTGCCCGCGGGCACGCCCAGGGTCCATTCGGCAACGTCGGTGACGAACCGCGTAAACGCTTCATAATCAAAGGAGCCGGGGTTGTTGGCGTAGGAGCCGACGCCGTCGATCGCCACCCAGATCCGGATGCAGGCTGCGAATGGATCGTCGACGGCGAAGTCACCCGACGCCCGGCCATCTTCAATGAGCGCGGTCAGCCGGGTTCGGTCCAGATGCTCCTGCGCCAGCATGGCCTCGGCCAACGCGGGAGTAAAGCGGCAGAGGTGCCTCGCGTTGAGCCATAGCCGGGTCAACGGAAAGGCCCCGTTGCCTTCGATGCGTGAAACCAAATGGGCCATGCGGTGCAGGGGAGTTCCGTCGTCGGGAAACAACTCTTCCCGCTCCTCCGAAACGGCGAGGACAAAGGCTGCAACCACCAGGTCTTCGGCGGCCGGATAGTAATGGCTGATCAGGCCGGGCCGGACACCCAGCCGGTCCGCGACGGCGCGGAGGGTAATCCGCTCGAGCCCCTCGGCCAGGGCAATGGACGCGGCCTCGGAAAGGATTTCTGCGCGGCGCTCGTCAGGTAATTTCCGGACACGTTGGGGCGGGGGGCTTGACACCATGATCGACAGTCTATTGGATTAGTGACCAATAGCACGTTGGTCACGCGACCAATAGCATCACCGGGCCGGTATCCCATCGTCGTGAGCCGGTCTTTGCCCGAGAGGAACAGCGTTGTCCCAGCCCCATGCCACTGATCCGGTCAGCTATCCGGAACCCCTTGCCCACCCCGAAACCCGCGGCATCGAACTCATCGAGGCCTCGGAACGGCACGGCCGCGCCCGCGATCTCTTCCCCGTATGGGCGGCCCCCAACGTCAGCGTCCTGAATTTCACAGTCGGCGCCTCACTGATCCTGCTCGGCTTGGAACTGTGGCAGGCCCTCCTTGTCATCGTCGCCGGCAGCCTCCCATGGATCCTCACCGGGATCGTGGCCACCAGCGGCCCGGCCGCCGGAACATCCGGCTCCGTCATCACCCGCGCCATCTACGGGATCCGCGGCAACAGGGTAGTGGTCGCTTTCTTTGGCTGGTTCATTTCCGCCGTCTTCCTGGCCCTGAACTGGCTGGCGTCCTCCTTCATGGGCGCTGAACTCCTGGCACAGCTTGGCTTCACGGATCCCGTAGCCGGCCCGGTGACCGTCACCATCGTCGTGGCCGCGATTACCGTGGTGGTGGCAGTGTTCGGCCACAGCCTGATCCTCCGCAGCTACCCCTTGGTGGCCTCCGTGCTGCTGGCCATCTTCCTGCTGGTGACGGCGTTCGTCCTGCCCCATGTGCAATGGGATTATGCCGCCCCGGCACCGCTTGAAGGTGCTGGGCTGTGGTCTGCCGCGACCATTGGCTTCGCCATTCTGGCTTCCACTCCCCTGTCCTACAGCAACAGCCCGGACCTGGCCCGCTACCTCCCCGAGAACACCAAGCGCTCGCACATCATCGCGGCCACGGCCTTCGGCGGGGCGTTGCCCTGCATGTTCTTCACGGCCGTGGGCGCATTGCTGGCTACCGGCATCAGCCCGGCAGCCATGGACCTCGGCATCGAGTCTGCACTCCTGGCCCTGCTCCCGGCCTGGCTGGGACCGATCTTCGTAGTGGGGGTCATCATCAACACGATCTCGCTGAACGGCATGACCACCTACACCGCCAGCATGGCGTTCCAGTCCATCGGCGTCCCGATCCGGCGCATCCCATCAGCCATTGTGGTCGGGGGCATCGGCGCGGCGCTGACCATCTACCTCGTCATGTCCACCAGCCTCCTGGACGCCGTCAACCTGATGCTTCAACTTCTGGTCCTGATTTCCGGGCCCACCATGACCATCTTCGCCGTGGACGTCATCCTTCGCCGCAACCGCTACAAGGGCGAGGAACTCTTCAATGAGAAACCGGGCGGCCCGTTCTGGTACAGCCGCGGCTGGCACATCCCGGGCATGCTCGCGGTGGTCCTCGGCGCCGCCGTGGCCTCACTCTTCCTCACCAACGCCGTATGGACCGGACCAATCTCGGCTGCCATGGGCTTCCTGGATCTCTCCGTACCCGTCTCCATGATCGTCACCGCCGGCGTGTACATCGTATTGACCCCCTCCCTGCGCCGCAGCACCACCACACCATCCGTCACCCAAGGAGCGCATGCATGAACGCCCCCACCGGCCACCACCCATCCCGCTATCCCGGCGCCACCGGCCAGCCAACGCTGGACACCTGGCAGGAGGGACCGCACAACCGTTGGACGTTCGCGCACCTTGGCGAGATCGTCCCGACGGCGACAGTTTCCCGCCGCCTCCCTGACGCCTCCGCTGCGGCTGCTGGCAGCTTGAACGGGCTGGGGCTCCCGGACCTGTTGCACCGGCTCGAAGAGACTTATACCGATGCCTTCCTGGTCCTGCACCGCAACCAGGTCATCGCAGAGTACTACCGCCCCGGCTTCGCACCCGATGACCTGCACTTGGTGATGAGCGTTTCAAAGTCCATGTGCGGGCTGGTAGTGGGGGCCTTGATCGATTCGGGAGAGATTGTCCCCACTGCGCGCGTGGTGGACTACATCCCGGAGCTCGCCGGCTCCGCCTACGACGGTCCCACCATCCAGAACGTGCTGGATATGGCCATCCACCTCGACTACAGCGAGGACTATGTGGATCCAGCATCCGAGGTCCAGACCCATGACCGTTCCGCAGGGTGGCGCACCCGCCGCCCCGGAGACCCCCAGGACACCTACGCATTCCTGACCACCCTGACCGGGAACGGCACCGCGTCCGAATTCCAGTACTCCTCGGCCAACACCGATGTTCTTGCCTGGGTCATCGAGCGCGTCACCGGGCTGCGCTACTCCGAAGCCCTGTCCACGTATCTGTGGTCCAAACTCGGTGCAGACAGGGACGCCACCATTACCGTGGATTCCGCCGGCTTCGGCTTCGCGAACGGCGGGGTTTCCTGCACCGCCCGGGACCTCGCCCGGGTGGGGCAGCTAATGCTCGACGACGGCGAAGCTCCCCTTGGCAGGG from Arthrobacter sp. StoSoilB20 includes these protein-coding regions:
- a CDS encoding cytosine permease, producing the protein MSQPHATDPVSYPEPLAHPETRGIELIEASERHGRARDLFPVWAAPNVSVLNFTVGASLILLGLELWQALLVIVAGSLPWILTGIVATSGPAAGTSGSVITRAIYGIRGNRVVVAFFGWFISAVFLALNWLASSFMGAELLAQLGFTDPVAGPVTVTIVVAAITVVVAVFGHSLILRSYPLVASVLLAIFLLVTAFVLPHVQWDYAAPAPLEGAGLWSAATIGFAILASTPLSYSNSPDLARYLPENTKRSHIIAATAFGGALPCMFFTAVGALLATGISPAAMDLGIESALLALLPAWLGPIFVVGVIINTISLNGMTTYTASMAFQSIGVPIRRIPSAIVVGGIGAALTIYLVMSTSLLDAVNLMLQLLVLISGPTMTIFAVDVILRRNRYKGEELFNEKPGGPFWYSRGWHIPGMLAVVLGAAVASLFLTNAVWTGPISAAMGFLDLSVPVSMIVTAGVYIVLTPSLRRSTTTPSVTQGAHA
- a CDS encoding serine hydrolase; this translates as MNAPTGHHPSRYPGATGQPTLDTWQEGPHNRWTFAHLGEIVPTATVSRRLPDASAAAAGSLNGLGLPDLLHRLEETYTDAFLVLHRNQVIAEYYRPGFAPDDLHLVMSVSKSMCGLVVGALIDSGEIVPTARVVDYIPELAGSAYDGPTIQNVLDMAIHLDYSEDYVDPASEVQTHDRSAGWRTRRPGDPQDTYAFLTTLTGNGTASEFQYSSANTDVLAWVIERVTGLRYSEALSTYLWSKLGADRDATITVDSAGFGFANGGVSCTARDLARVGQLMLDDGEAPLGRVVSPEWVGNILNGGDREAMVDSSFTAIHPGGSYTRQWWCTGNERGNVTGIGIYGQYLWIDPPTQTVMVKLSTWPEPESEHLHQLQNQLLLDVSRSLDSRTAADAAADEATPKSKDKAA
- a CDS encoding TetR family transcriptional regulator; this encodes MVSSPPPQRVRKLPDERRAEILSEAASIALAEGLERITLRAVADRLGVRPGLISHYYPAAEDLVVAAFVLAVSEEREELFPDDGTPLHRMAHLVSRIEGNGAFPLTRLWLNARHLCRFTPALAEAMLAQEHLDRTRLTALIEDGRASGDFAVDDPFAACIRIWVAIDGVGSYANNPGSFDYEAFTRFVTDVAEWTLGVPAGKLRAAVDQLREA